GCCGACCGGTGGCAAAACGTGATCCTGTTGAGACCTTGCCCGTGTTTACTCTCCCGTGTGTCTTGGTTGCTGGTCGCATTCATCCCAGGGTTGCTGATGTTGGCGACCTTCGGGCTCGAGCGCCTGGAAGCCGGTCTGGAGCGGGAGGACACGAAGACCCTGCGCCGGAACATCGGGACCGATTTACTGGAACGCAGACGTCCGGCTCCCCGCGATCCACACGAGTTCGCCGGCCTGCCGACGCGGCCGGCGGCGTCGGTGGGGAGCAATCCGCAATTTCCGGCGACTCGCCAACCCAATCGTGTGTAGCGTTGGCTCGTCGCGAAAGGCTTCTGCCCGCCGCGTCGGCGGGGCCAACCTCTAGAATGATTCCGCTAACCAGCTGTGCTGTTGGCCACGACATGTCAAAACGAGCGTGTCATATCACCGAAGAGCTTAAAGAGGGGCAACGTGGACGAGATCCTGGCCAGGGCCGGAATCTTCCAAGGGGTAGAACCCACCGCGGTCGCTGCGCTGACCAAACAGCTGCAGCCGGTCGATTTTCCGCGCGGACACACGGTGTTCGCCGAGGGTGAGCCCGGTGACCGGCTCTACATCATCACATCCGGCAAGGTGAAGATCGGCCGACGCTCCCCCGACGGCCGGGAGAACCTGCTGACCATCATGGGGCCGTCGGACATGTTCGGCGAACTGTCGATCTTCGACCCCGGCCCGCGGACGTCGAGCGCCACCACCATCACCGAGGTGCGCGCCGTCTCGATGGACCGTGAGGCGCTGCGCGCGTGGATCGCCGATCGCCCGGAGATCGCCGAGCAGTTGCTGCGCGTGCTGGCGCGTCGTCTGCGCCGCACCAACAACAACCTGGCCGACCTGATCTTCACCGACGTGCCCGGCCGGGTGGCCAAGCAGCTGCTGCAGCTGGCCCAGCGCTTCGGCACCCAGGAGGGCGGCGCGCTGCGCGTCACCCACGACCTCACGCAGGAAGAGATCGCCCAGCTGGTCGGCGCCTCGCGTGAGACCGTGAACAAGGCGCTGGCCGACTTCGCGCACCGCGGTTGGATCCGGCTGGAGGGCAAGAGCGTCCTGATCAGCGACAGCGAGCGCCTGGCCCGCCGAGCGAGGTAGCGAGCGAGCATCCAGCTCCGAGCGAGGTAGCGAGCGAGCATCCAGCTCCGAGCGAGGTAGCGAGCGAGCATCCGGCAGGGTGCCGCGCCACCTACTGTCTGAGGTAGTCGAGCTGGGCCTGGGTGGACTTCTCCGCCGCAGGCCACAGCTTCTTGTCCACATCGGTGTAGACGTGTTCGACGACCTGTCGCGCGGTCGCGTCCTCACCGAGGACCCGAAGGGCCGCGCGCACCTGATTCAGTCGTGCCTCGCGGTGCGCCAGATACTTCGCCGCGACCTCCGAGAGATCCTCCAGATCCGGCCCGTGCCCGGGCAGCACCGTGCGCCGGCCCAGTCCCTGTAGCCGGCGCAGCGAGTCCAGGTAGGCCACCAGGCTGCCGTCCTCGTCGTCGATGACGGTGGTACCGCGGCCCAGCACGGTATCGGCGGTCAGCACCGCGTCATCGAGCACGAACGACAGCGAGTCTGCGGTGTGTCCCGGGGTCGCCATCACGGTGATGCGCAGTCCCGCCGCGTCGATCACCTCGCCGTCGGAGAGCGGCCCGCCCATACCGCGCAGGAACCCGCTGCCCACCGCGCGCACCACCGCGCCGGTGCGTTCCACCAGCTTGTCGATGCCATCGGTGTGGTCGCCGTGTTTGTGGCTGATCAGCACCAGCGGAATCCGGCCCAACGCGGCGATCCGGTCGATGTGTTCGGCATCGTCGGGGCCGGGGTCGACGATCACCATCTCGTCGCTACCCGGTCCGCGCAGCACCCAGGTGTTGGTGCCGTCCAACGTCATCATCCCGGGGTTGTCGCACAGCAGGACCGAGACCGTCGCCGTGTCTGTTTCCACGACGGGTCTCAGCACGCCGTACGCGGGATGGGTCATCCGATCACCCGATCTCGACGATCGCTTCCACCTCGACCGGAGCGTTGCGCGGCAGCTCGGACACCCCGACCGCCGACCGGGCGTGCGCGCCCTGCTCGCCGAACACCTCGCCGAACAGTTCGGAGGCCCCGTTGATGACGCCGGGTTGCCCGTCGAAGCCGGGGGCCGAGGCCACGAAGCCGACGACCTTGACCACCTTCACCACGGCGTCAACGCCGACCAGGGCGTGCACGGCGGCCAGCGCGTTGAGCGCGCACTGGCGGGCCAGTTCCTTGGCCTGCTCGGCGGTCACCTCGGCGCCGACCTTGCCGGTCGCCAGCAGCTCGCCGCCGGCGATCGGCAACTGTCCCGCGGTGTAGACCAGGTTGCCGGTGCGCACCGCCGGCACGTAGGCCGCCAGCGGCGCCACCACGTCGGGCAGCTCGATGCCCAGTTCGGCGAGCCGGGCGGACCAGTTCTGGGTCACTGCTTGGGCTTCTTCAGGTAGGCGACGTGCTGCTCACCGGTGGGGCCCGGCAGCACCGAAACCAGCTCCCAGCCGTCCGAACCCCATTGATCCAGGATCTGCTTGGTGGCATGCGTCAGCAACGGAACGGTGGCGTACTCCCAGCGGCTCACTTCACTCATGGGGGCGAGCTTATCCGCCGACGGCGCCCGCATGGTTAGCATGCAGGCGTGGAACACGAATCCAACGACCGCAAGCCGGTCGGCTGGCCATCCCGCCTGACCAAGGCACGGCTGCATTTCGTCACCGGTAAGGGTGGCACCGGAAAGTCGACGGTCGCGGCCGCCCTGGCGCTGACGCTGGCTGCCGGCGGACGCAAGGTGCTGCTGGTCGAGGTCGAGGGCCGCCAGGGCATCGCCCAGCTCTTCGACGTCCCGCCGCTGCCCTACAAAGAGGTCAAGATCGCGACCGCCGACGGCGGGGGCCAGGTCAACGCGCTGGCCATCGACACCGAGGCGGCGTTCCTGGAATACCTCGACATGTTCTACAACCTCGGCATCGCCGGGCGCGCCATGCGCCGCATCGGCGCGGTCGAGTTCGCCACCACGATCGCGCCGGGTCTGCGGGATGTCCTGCTCACCGGCAAGATCAAGGAGATCGTGGTGCGCTCGGACAAGCAGTCCAAGGCGGGCAAGGACGGCCAGATCGCCTACGACGCGATCGTCGTCGATGCCCCGCCGACGGGGCGGATCTCCCGCTTCCTCGATGTCACCAAGGCGGTGTCCGAGCTGGCCAAGGGCGGCCCGGTGCACTCGCAGGCCGACGGCGTCGTCAAGATCCTGCACTCGGATCTGACCGCCATCCACCTGGTCACCCTGCTGGAGGCGCTGCCGGTGCAGGAGACCATCGAGGCGATCAACGAACTGCGCGACCTCGGCCTGCCCATCGGCAGTGTCATCGTCAACCGCAACATCCCGACCTATCTACCGTCGGCGGACCTGGCCAAGGCCGCCGAGGGTGACATCGACGCCGACGCCGTCCGGGCCGACCTGGAGTCGGTCGGGATCACGTTGTCCGACAGCGATTTCGCCGGGCTGCTCACCGAGTCCATCCAGCACGCCACCCGGATCGCGGCGCGCACCGAAAGTGCGGAACTGCTCGAGGATCTCGAAGTGGCCCGCCTGGAGCTGCCCGCCATCGCCGACGGCGTCGACCTCGGCAGCCTGTACGAACTCGCCGAAGCACTTGCCGCCCAAGGAGTGAGGTAACCCGTCATGAGCACCACTCCTGCCGCCCTGGACCTGGGCGCCATCCTGTCCGACACCTCCAACCGGGTGATCGTGTGTTGCGGGGCCGGCGGTGTCGGCAAGACGACCACCGCTGCGGCGATGGCGTTGCGCGCCGCCGAGATCGGCCGCACCGTCGTGGTCCTGACCATCGACCCGGCCAAGCGGCTGGCCCAAGCGCTGGGCATCGAGAGCCTGGGCAACAACCCGCAGCGGGTCCCGTTGGCCCCCGAGGTCACCGGTGAGTTGCACGCCATGATGCTCGACATGCGCCGCACCTTCGACGAGATGGTGCTGCAGTACTCCGGGCCCGGGGTCGCCGAATCGATTCTGGAGAACCAGTTTTACCAAACCGTGGCGACCTCGCTGGCCGGCACGCAGGAGTACATGGCCATGGAGAAGCTCGGCCAGTTGTTGGCCGAGGACAAGTGGGATCTGGTGGTGGTGGACACCCCGCCGTCACGCAACGCCCTGGACTTCCTGGACGCCCCGAAGCGGCTGGGCAGCTTCATGGACAGCCGGTTGTGGCGCATGCTGCTCGCACCCGGGCGGGGCATCGGC
This region of Mycolicibacterium diernhoferi genomic DNA includes:
- a CDS encoding MBL fold metallo-hydrolase, with product MTHPAYGVLRPVVETDTATVSVLLCDNPGMMTLDGTNTWVLRGPGSDEMVIVDPGPDDAEHIDRIAALGRIPLVLISHKHGDHTDGIDKLVERTGAVVRAVGSGFLRGMGGPLSDGEVIDAAGLRITVMATPGHTADSLSFVLDDAVLTADTVLGRGTTVIDDEDGSLVAYLDSLRRLQGLGRRTVLPGHGPDLEDLSEVAAKYLAHREARLNQVRAALRVLGEDATARQVVEHVYTDVDKKLWPAAEKSTQAQLDYLRQ
- a CDS encoding ArsA family ATPase; translated protein: MSTTPAALDLGAILSDTSNRVIVCCGAGGVGKTTTAAAMALRAAEIGRTVVVLTIDPAKRLAQALGIESLGNNPQRVPLAPEVTGELHAMMLDMRRTFDEMVLQYSGPGVAESILENQFYQTVATSLAGTQEYMAMEKLGQLLAEDKWDLVVVDTPPSRNALDFLDAPKRLGSFMDSRLWRMLLAPGRGIGRIVTGAVGLAMKAMSTVLGSQMLSDAAGFVQSLDATFGGFREKADRTYELLKRKGTQFVVVSAAEPDALREASFFVDRLSSERMPLAGLILNRTHPTLSHLAGEMAEEAADALDAAKGPGGLTSAVLRIHAARAATAKREIRLLSRFTGANPHVAIVGVPSLPFDVSDLEALRAIGDQLTGAGAA
- a CDS encoding DUF4177 domain-containing protein, producing MSEVSRWEYATVPLLTHATKQILDQWGSDGWELVSVLPGPTGEQHVAYLKKPKQ
- a CDS encoding ArsA-related P-loop ATPase, producing MEHESNDRKPVGWPSRLTKARLHFVTGKGGTGKSTVAAALALTLAAGGRKVLLVEVEGRQGIAQLFDVPPLPYKEVKIATADGGGQVNALAIDTEAAFLEYLDMFYNLGIAGRAMRRIGAVEFATTIAPGLRDVLLTGKIKEIVVRSDKQSKAGKDGQIAYDAIVVDAPPTGRISRFLDVTKAVSELAKGGPVHSQADGVVKILHSDLTAIHLVTLLEALPVQETIEAINELRDLGLPIGSVIVNRNIPTYLPSADLAKAAEGDIDADAVRADLESVGITLSDSDFAGLLTESIQHATRIAARTESAELLEDLEVARLELPAIADGVDLGSLYELAEALAAQGVR
- the crp gene encoding cAMP-activated global transcriptional regulator CRP; its protein translation is MDEILARAGIFQGVEPTAVAALTKQLQPVDFPRGHTVFAEGEPGDRLYIITSGKVKIGRRSPDGRENLLTIMGPSDMFGELSIFDPGPRTSSATTITEVRAVSMDREALRAWIADRPEIAEQLLRVLARRLRRTNNNLADLIFTDVPGRVAKQLLQLAQRFGTQEGGALRVTHDLTQEEIAQLVGASRETVNKALADFAHRGWIRLEGKSVLISDSERLARRAR
- a CDS encoding RidA family protein, which gives rise to MTQNWSARLAELGIELPDVVAPLAAYVPAVRTGNLVYTAGQLPIAGGELLATGKVGAEVTAEQAKELARQCALNALAAVHALVGVDAVVKVVKVVGFVASAPGFDGQPGVINGASELFGEVFGEQGAHARSAVGVSELPRNAPVEVEAIVEIG